A genome region from Flavobacteriales bacterium includes the following:
- a CDS encoding ATP-grasp domain-containing protein, with the protein MNSVNSINSILIANRGEIASRIIRTCKKMGIRSVAIYSDADSGTPYTREADQAVHIGGNDLATSYLDQDKIIATAKKVGADAIHPGFGFLSENAGFAQKVQDAGLIFIGPRPEAIDAMGSKSKAKDIMRKHEVPVIPGYQGEDQSLERLSAEALKIGFPVLLKAAAGGGGKGMRIVEAEKELKASIEGAKREGLSSFGNDELIIEKYFPTSRHIEFQIFGDKHGNAIHVLERECSIQRRYQKIIEESPSPALSEELRNQMGEAAVRAAKSLKYDNAGTVEFILSDKNEFFFLEVNTRLQVEHPVTEEITGLDLVQMQIEVAEGRPLSVTQEDIQGNGYAIECRLYAEDADNNFMPATGKILKWQVPEIDGLRIETGVESGSVISTHYDPMIAKLITHGKDRAEGQRKMSAALANLNCLGLTTNQDFLKAILANADFQAGKYDTHFLQKQFSYEKAQSQDAVELAALAASAFDKAERDSQRTLLQNLPSGWRNNFYQPQQETFLNGEEEILVKYHDTNYTTVIASDEGAKQSPSDNYQVHIQQVSEDEILLELNGIQERFTVVKSGNDYFVQHAQNGTVNLTRKERFPLKEAEKVKGGYISPMPGKVIKVLVEPGQEVKSGDGLLVLLSMKMENTICADEDGTVEDVYVSVEEDLEAGKLLLKMKEQ; encoded by the coding sequence ATGAACTCAGTCAACTCCATAAACTCAATACTCATCGCCAACCGAGGCGAAATTGCCTCTCGCATCATTCGCACTTGCAAGAAAATGGGCATCCGAAGTGTGGCCATTTATTCTGATGCCGATAGCGGAACACCCTACACAAGAGAAGCCGATCAGGCCGTCCATATTGGCGGAAATGATCTCGCGACTTCCTACTTGGATCAGGACAAGATCATTGCAACGGCCAAAAAAGTTGGGGCAGATGCCATTCATCCTGGTTTTGGTTTCCTTTCGGAGAATGCTGGTTTTGCCCAAAAAGTGCAAGATGCAGGATTGATTTTCATCGGTCCGCGGCCGGAAGCAATTGACGCGATGGGTTCAAAATCCAAGGCGAAAGACATTATGCGCAAGCACGAAGTGCCAGTCATTCCTGGTTATCAAGGCGAAGACCAATCCTTAGAGCGACTTTCTGCTGAAGCCTTGAAAATCGGTTTCCCTGTTTTGCTGAAAGCTGCAGCTGGTGGTGGTGGAAAAGGCATGCGCATCGTGGAGGCCGAAAAGGAATTGAAAGCTTCCATCGAAGGTGCTAAGCGCGAAGGACTTTCCAGTTTTGGGAACGATGAATTGATCATCGAAAAGTACTTCCCAACCTCACGGCATATTGAGTTCCAGATCTTTGGTGATAAGCACGGAAACGCCATTCACGTTTTGGAACGTGAGTGTTCCATCCAAAGGCGTTATCAGAAGATTATTGAGGAAAGTCCATCGCCAGCTTTGAGCGAAGAACTTCGCAATCAAATGGGCGAAGCAGCAGTTCGTGCGGCCAAGTCCTTGAAGTACGATAACGCTGGAACAGTCGAGTTCATCCTATCCGATAAGAACGAATTCTTCTTCTTGGAAGTGAATACACGCTTGCAAGTGGAGCATCCCGTAACGGAAGAGATCACGGGTCTCGACCTTGTGCAAATGCAGATTGAAGTGGCGGAAGGTCGTCCGCTTTCTGTGACGCAAGAAGACATTCAAGGAAACGGCTACGCCATCGAATGTCGCTTGTATGCAGAAGATGCCGACAATAATTTTATGCCTGCAACAGGAAAAATCCTCAAATGGCAAGTGCCAGAAATTGATGGTTTGCGGATTGAAACAGGTGTGGAAAGCGGCTCGGTCATTTCTACGCATTACGACCCGATGATTGCGAAGCTGATCACGCACGGAAAGGATAGGGCCGAAGGTCAGCGGAAAATGAGTGCGGCTTTGGCTAACCTCAATTGCCTTGGTCTGACCACCAATCAGGATTTTCTGAAAGCCATTTTGGCGAATGCTGATTTCCAAGCTGGGAAGTACGACACGCATTTCTTGCAGAAGCAATTCAGTTATGAGAAGGCGCAATCGCAAGATGCAGTTGAATTGGCGGCACTTGCCGCTTCTGCATTTGATAAAGCGGAACGGGACAGCCAACGAACATTACTTCAGAACTTACCAAGTGGCTGGAGGAACAACTTCTACCAGCCACAACAAGAGACTTTCTTGAATGGCGAAGAAGAGATATTAGTAAAATACCACGACACCAATTATACCACCGTCATTGCGAGTGACGAAGGAGCGAAGCAATCTCCTTCAGATAACTACCAAGTTCACATTCAACAGGTTTCCGAAGACGAAATTCTTCTGGAATTGAACGGCATTCAAGAACGTTTTACGGTTGTGAAAAGTGGAAACGACTATTTCGTGCAGCATGCGCAGAATGGAACGGTTAACCTGACGAGAAAGGAACGTTTCCCGCTGAAGGAAGCCGAGAAAGTAAAAGGCGGTTACATCAGTCCGATGCCTGGAAAGGTGATAAAAGTGCTGGTAGAACCCGGACAAGAGGTGAAAAGTGGAGACGGACTTTTGGTGCTACTTTCCATGAAAATGGAGAATACCATTTGTGCTGATGAAGACGGAACAGTAGAAGACGTTTACGTGAGCGTGGAAGAGGACTTGGAAGCAGGTAAATTGCTGCTTAAAATGAAGGAACAATGA
- a CDS encoding enoyl-CoA hydratase/isomerase family protein, with amino-acid sequence MFNQEDLNKLNEYTFAFLEVEHTDNVLTITLNRPEKKNALHPVTANELAFALTYAKQNKDVWAVVIKANGDVFCAGADLQAFMTGGGETNTTVPKADGEILIGELFNQLHKPCIAQVEGDAFAGAFLLLAGCTQVVAASNVKFGLPEVKRGLFPFQVMASLLQVMPERKALDWCIQGYTLDAQKAAYWGLVTHIAEPGKVADTVQRMIDVILDNSPTAIRMGLEAYQHIRSVDTKAQHSYLQGMLMKTVQTKDAQEGIMAFREKREPKWSNE; translated from the coding sequence ATGTTCAACCAAGAAGACCTCAATAAACTCAACGAATACACTTTCGCGTTTTTGGAAGTGGAGCATACCGATAATGTACTGACGATTACGCTTAATCGTCCAGAGAAGAAGAATGCCTTGCATCCTGTAACGGCCAACGAGTTGGCGTTTGCGCTGACCTACGCCAAGCAGAACAAAGACGTTTGGGCGGTGGTGATCAAGGCCAACGGAGATGTTTTTTGCGCTGGTGCCGATCTGCAAGCATTCATGACGGGTGGTGGAGAGACGAACACAACTGTTCCGAAAGCGGATGGAGAAATTTTGATTGGAGAGCTTTTCAATCAATTGCATAAACCCTGCATTGCGCAAGTGGAAGGTGATGCGTTTGCAGGTGCTTTCTTGCTATTAGCTGGCTGCACGCAGGTGGTTGCCGCATCGAATGTCAAGTTTGGATTGCCAGAAGTGAAACGCGGCCTATTCCCTTTTCAGGTAATGGCTTCGCTGCTACAAGTCATGCCAGAACGGAAGGCGCTGGATTGGTGTATTCAAGGATATACGCTTGACGCTCAAAAAGCAGCGTATTGGGGATTGGTAACCCATATTGCGGAACCCGGAAAAGTGGCTGACACGGTTCAGCGAATGATTGATGTCATTCTTGATAATTCGCCTACGGCCATTCGCATGGGATTGGAAGCGTACCAGCACATCAGAAGTGTCGACACGAAAGCGCAACACAGCTACCTTCAAGGCATGCTGATGAAAACGGTTCAAACGAAGGATGCGCAGGAAGGCATTATGGCTTTCAGGGAGAAACGGGAACCTAAATGGAGTAATGAGTAG
- a CDS encoding 3-keto-5-aminohexanoate cleavage protein, translated as MSKKVIISASLTGVLANRKQCPYIPYTPEEIAEEGRRAVEAGASILHIHARNDDGTPAYDVETYARIMEEVKKRTPDAIINFSTGAIHITREERIAHIVALKPDMAALNMGSMNYGIYSSKAKKFYHDFVFQNSFTDIQFYLEKMNEAGTRPEMEVFDNGHVNNAMPFIDMDILKKPYNFSFVMGVLGGLPHSTANILHQSRTVPEGSDWQVIGIGRQQWASLAAGITIGGNIRAGLEDNFYLPEGEMAKSNGELIAAAAQLTRMMGREVASIAEARETLDIPLRS; from the coding sequence ATGAGTAAGAAAGTGATTATTTCAGCATCTCTGACGGGCGTTCTCGCCAACAGGAAGCAATGTCCGTACATTCCCTACACACCAGAAGAAATTGCCGAGGAAGGTCGCAGAGCGGTGGAAGCTGGGGCGAGTATTTTACACATCCACGCGCGGAATGACGATGGCACGCCTGCGTACGATGTGGAGACCTATGCGCGTATTATGGAAGAGGTGAAAAAGCGCACGCCAGATGCTATCATCAACTTCAGCACGGGCGCTATTCACATAACACGAGAGGAGCGAATTGCGCACATTGTGGCGCTGAAACCTGACATGGCAGCCCTGAATATGGGGAGTATGAATTATGGTATCTATTCTTCGAAAGCGAAGAAGTTTTACCATGATTTCGTGTTCCAGAATTCGTTTACGGACATTCAATTTTACTTGGAGAAAATGAATGAAGCGGGTACGCGTCCTGAGATGGAAGTGTTTGATAACGGCCACGTGAATAATGCGATGCCGTTTATTGATATGGACATTCTGAAAAAGCCGTACAACTTCAGTTTCGTGATGGGCGTTTTGGGCGGATTGCCGCACAGTACGGCCAATATTCTGCACCAAAGTAGAACGGTTCCTGAAGGTTCTGACTGGCAGGTGATTGGCATCGGTCGTCAGCAGTGGGCAAGTCTGGCCGCTGGAATTACGATCGGTGGGAACATTCGCGCTGGGTTGGAAGACAACTTCTATCTGCCAGAAGGCGAAATGGCGAAGAGCAATGGCGAATTGATCGCTGCAGCTGCACAACTCACCCGAATGATGGGGCGTGAGGTAGCAAGCATTGCTGAGGCGAGAGAGACCTTGGATATTCCTTTGAGGAGTTAG
- a CDS encoding YciI family protein, which yields MRTLTILSFLVLPFFCFSQNNNPNYDEALAKELNADDYGMKSYIFAVLKTGPAKIEDKAVLDSCFAGHFSNMAKLAEEKKLVVAGPYGKNDNDYRGLFIFDVASKEEAQELMKGDPSISMGVFEVEMYDWYGSAALPVYLENHDKIWKQKP from the coding sequence ATGAGAACACTGACAATTTTATCTTTTCTCGTTTTACCGTTTTTCTGCTTTTCGCAGAACAACAATCCCAACTATGATGAGGCGTTGGCGAAGGAGTTGAATGCCGATGATTATGGCATGAAGAGCTACATTTTCGCGGTGCTGAAAACGGGCCCTGCCAAGATTGAAGATAAGGCCGTTCTCGACAGTTGTTTTGCAGGTCATTTCTCGAACATGGCAAAGTTGGCGGAAGAGAAGAAGTTAGTGGTTGCTGGTCCGTACGGGAAGAACGACAACGACTACCGCGGGCTGTTCATTTTTGATGTGGCTTCGAAAGAAGAAGCACAAGAATTGATGAAAGGCGATCCGTCCATTTCAATGGGTGTTTTTGAAGTGGAAATGTACGATTGGTATGGTTCGGCAGCATTGCCTGTTTATTTGGAGAATCACGATAAGATTTGGAAGCAAAAGCCATGA
- a CDS encoding acyl-CoA dehydrogenase family protein encodes MSYFTEEHNQFRQSLRDFLQKEVVPNVDEWEKTGNPPREIWKKFGDMGYFGLRFPEKYGGLNLDFFYDVILLEELAKVNSAGTSAALGAHSYLSLAHLNNEGSEEQKQQYLVPGIAGELFGCLAISEPGGGSDVASMRTTAVKDGDDWIINGSKTFITNGVLSDYLIISAKTEPELKQAGISMFVVDRNTKGLSATRLDKLGWRASDTAELAFDEMRVPASALLGAENQGFYYIMQQFALERLIMAIGGVAGSEYALQYGLDYMREREAFGRPLTKFQELRHRVAQLAAEIEMQKQFVYYLCDRFTKGEYIVKEAAMAKLLATQLSDKVTFEVVQFLGGYGYMEDYQASRMFRDSRLGQIGGGTSEIMKEIIAKMAIDEVKYS; translated from the coding sequence ATGAGCTATTTCACCGAAGAACATAATCAGTTCCGCCAGTCGCTGCGCGATTTCTTGCAGAAGGAAGTCGTGCCGAATGTGGATGAATGGGAGAAGACTGGAAATCCGCCTCGTGAGATATGGAAGAAATTTGGAGATATGGGCTATTTCGGGCTGCGTTTTCCGGAGAAATATGGCGGACTGAACTTGGATTTCTTCTATGATGTCATTCTGCTGGAGGAGTTGGCGAAAGTTAATTCTGCTGGAACATCTGCTGCACTTGGAGCACATTCGTATCTGTCGTTGGCGCATTTGAACAACGAAGGTTCGGAAGAACAGAAACAACAATATCTGGTTCCTGGAATTGCAGGTGAACTATTCGGTTGTTTGGCCATTTCGGAGCCAGGCGGAGGTTCGGATGTGGCTTCTATGCGGACAACTGCTGTGAAGGATGGTGACGATTGGATCATCAACGGAAGCAAGACATTCATTACGAATGGTGTGCTAAGCGATTACCTCATCATTTCCGCCAAAACGGAACCTGAGTTGAAACAGGCTGGCATCAGCATGTTTGTCGTTGATCGGAACACGAAAGGATTATCGGCTACGAGATTGGATAAACTCGGATGGCGCGCTTCTGATACGGCTGAATTGGCCTTTGATGAAATGCGGGTTCCAGCCAGCGCTTTGCTCGGAGCGGAGAACCAAGGTTTCTACTACATCATGCAGCAGTTTGCGTTGGAGCGATTGATCATGGCAATTGGTGGTGTGGCTGGTTCGGAATATGCACTTCAATATGGTTTGGATTACATGCGAGAGCGCGAAGCTTTCGGAAGACCGTTGACGAAGTTCCAAGAATTACGTCATCGCGTAGCGCAGTTGGCTGCGGAGATTGAGATGCAAAAGCAATTCGTGTATTATCTCTGTGACCGTTTCACCAAAGGAGAATACATCGTGAAAGAAGCGGCCATGGCCAAGCTTTTAGCTACGCAGCTTTCCGATAAAGTGACCTTTGAAGTCGTGCAGTTTTTAGGCGGCTACGGCTATATGGAAGATTACCAAGCCTCAAGAATGTTCCGAGATAGCCGACTTGGACAGATTGGTGGCGGAACGAGTGAAATAATGAAGGAGATCATTGCCAAAATGGCGATTGATGAGGTGAAGTATAGCTAA
- a CDS encoding acyl-CoA dehydrogenase family protein, which translates to MFTEEHKLFRQGLRDFLDREVMPNIDQWEEEQRMPKDLWPKFGEMGYFGLNYSEKYGGIDADFMYSVIFMEEISKCESGGFMILPAVQQYMSSPYIYKHGSEFLKEKYLTKVISGEWIACIGISEPGAGSDVANIQTKAIKDGDHYVVNGSKTFITNGVYGDFVVAVVKTDPAMGAAGVSLLIIDLNSEGVTRNKLKKLGWHASDTAELHFDNVKVPVENLIGDEGQGFYYLMGGLQTERLVGAIAGFASCEWAIQYTLQYMSERQAFGRSINKFQVLRHRMAQLISEVEASKQFVYHCCRMHDAGEYIVKECSMAKLLTSELAEKVMTQCLQSFGGYGFMEEYKMARAYRDCRVGTIGGGSSEIMREIIAKMVIDDTSYQRAGSVSSAPTSTGSAQAKAKPVEAKKTETNPNTNDKKPVMSFEAIESAIKEKAAAAKPLGNTLKFNFGEQNVMLNGTGDSNVVTTNDATEAQCTVDVAMEDLTAMLKGELNPMNAFMSGKIKVKGDMSVAMKLGTIMG; encoded by the coding sequence ATGTTTACAGAAGAACACAAATTATTCAGACAGGGTTTACGGGATTTCCTTGACCGTGAGGTGATGCCGAATATTGACCAATGGGAAGAGGAGCAGCGGATGCCGAAGGATCTTTGGCCGAAGTTCGGTGAGATGGGCTATTTCGGATTGAATTACTCGGAGAAATATGGCGGAATTGATGCCGATTTCATGTATTCGGTCATTTTTATGGAAGAGATTTCGAAGTGCGAGAGTGGAGGATTCATGATCTTGCCTGCGGTGCAGCAATACATGTCGTCTCCGTATATCTACAAGCACGGTTCGGAGTTCTTGAAAGAGAAATATCTGACGAAAGTGATATCAGGCGAGTGGATCGCCTGTATCGGAATTTCGGAGCCTGGAGCCGGTTCTGATGTGGCGAACATTCAGACCAAAGCCATTAAAGATGGCGACCATTATGTGGTGAATGGTTCGAAGACCTTCATTACGAATGGTGTTTATGGCGATTTCGTTGTGGCGGTTGTGAAAACCGATCCTGCCATGGGCGCGGCTGGTGTGAGTTTGCTCATCATCGATCTGAATTCGGAAGGAGTAACGCGCAACAAACTCAAGAAATTGGGTTGGCACGCATCCGATACAGCTGAGCTGCATTTCGATAACGTGAAAGTTCCTGTCGAGAACCTGATCGGAGATGAAGGTCAGGGTTTCTATTACCTGATGGGCGGTTTGCAAACCGAACGTTTGGTTGGAGCAATCGCTGGTTTCGCTTCGTGCGAATGGGCTATTCAGTACACGCTTCAATACATGAGCGAGCGTCAGGCGTTCGGACGGTCCATCAACAAGTTCCAAGTGTTGCGTCACAGAATGGCGCAGTTGATCTCGGAAGTGGAGGCAAGCAAGCAGTTCGTTTACCATTGCTGCCGAATGCATGATGCGGGCGAATACATCGTGAAAGAGTGTTCGATGGCAAAACTATTGACCAGCGAATTGGCCGAAAAAGTGATGACGCAATGCCTCCAGAGCTTTGGTGGCTACGGCTTCATGGAAGAATACAAGATGGCGCGTGCCTATCGCGATTGCCGTGTGGGAACCATCGGTGGAGGTTCGAGCGAGATCATGCGCGAGATTATTGCCAAAATGGTCATAGACGATACTTCGTATCAACGCGCTGGATCAGTATCTTCAGCGCCCACTTCGACAGGCTCAGCGCAAGCAAAGGCAAAGCCAGTTGAGGCTAAAAAGACAGAAACTAATCCTAATACAAACGATAAAAAACCAGTCATGAGTTTTGAAGCAATTGAGAGTGCAATTAAAGAGAAAGCAGCAGCAGCTAAGCCGCTAGGAAACACCTTGAAGTTCAACTTCGGTGAGCAGAATGTAATGTTGAACGGAACGGGAGACAGCAACGTGGTAACCACCAACGATGCTACTGAAGCTCAGTGTACCGTTGATGTTGCAATGGAAGACCTAACAGCCATGCTGAAAGGCGAATTGAACCCAATGAACGCTTTCATGAGCGGAAAGATCAAGGTGAAAGGCGACATGAGCGTGGCCATGAAGCTTGGAACCATTATGGGGTAA
- a CDS encoding carboxypeptidase-like regulatory domain-containing protein, with protein sequence MKSSIHILSISFWLMLVSSSCSAQDGFTTIRGTITDKLTSDPMILANVVLFEGEKQIGGVVSDFDGRYKFCLEKIGTYKLKVSYVGYELAESMDIEIAEDEEKTVDLVMKGGVELPEVVVEASVDYRIISCGFGVETIYGSRITTELPKEPVISNFGLYPNPASSQITLDLLNLKEEPLSLRILDSSGRIVLEQKQLPLSRLSIPLDGLSNGVYFASVQLKDKLLTERFVVAK encoded by the coding sequence ATGAAAAGTTCCATTCATATTCTGTCCATTTCGTTCTGGCTAATGCTGGTTTCATCCTCATGTTCAGCGCAAGACGGCTTCACCACCATTCGTGGTACAATCACCGATAAACTGACCAGTGATCCGATGATTCTGGCTAACGTTGTGCTGTTCGAAGGTGAAAAGCAAATTGGAGGAGTTGTAAGCGATTTTGATGGACGTTATAAGTTCTGTTTAGAAAAGATTGGGACCTACAAATTGAAAGTGTCTTATGTGGGATATGAACTAGCCGAGAGCATGGATATTGAAATTGCGGAAGACGAAGAAAAGACAGTTGACCTAGTGATGAAGGGGGGAGTTGAATTACCTGAAGTTGTAGTGGAAGCTTCTGTTGACTACCGTATCATCAGCTGTGGGTTCGGGGTAGAAACGATTTATGGAAGCCGAATTACAACTGAGTTACCAAAAGAACCTGTGATCTCAAATTTCGGCCTCTACCCAAACCCAGCTTCATCTCAAATAACGCTCGATCTTTTGAATCTGAAAGAAGAGCCACTGAGCCTAAGGATCTTGGACAGCAGCGGAAGAATTGTTCTAGAACAGAAACAACTTCCGTTGAGCAGACTTTCCATTCCCTTAGATGGATTGAGTAATGGCGTGTATTTCGCTTCGGTGCAGTTGAAAGACAAACTTCTGACAGAGCGGTTTGTGGTGGCTAAATAG
- a CDS encoding carboxypeptidase regulatory-like domain-containing protein — MKKTLLVLLSVINQLFMTTITLAQFASSSEYGKTQFQFDAGESLNGSKDLIQDYETLVELTTGKDGLFCIQNLSGGKLHVSAMGEGYVAFVEFSKVISVSGSLSDITLPFPLISSRGLGRIQQNRVKPNSFVSDGRIDIIAGVLRNSETDVPIPNAKVVLRLSGEFNPNKTSRLSGQYDLLNIPQGDYDLFISHAGRDLKGQLIGVIRDKESGEPLPFTNVAVLKDGKVISGAATDFDGGYKIVDLNPGTYDLKVSSVGYTSEQHQINIKSSKISSADFKLQPGILLSEIVVEAFCCPLIEKDGSCCKKTVTGRDILNICGRGNSCCRRVTTMVLEDSLEAEKPKLLEVEPSVSIFPNPASSLINLELHDLKEEPLSLRILDSSGRIVLEQKQLPLSRLSIALDGLSDGVYFASVQLKDKFLTERFVVAR, encoded by the coding sequence ATGAAAAAAACTCTACTCGTTTTACTAAGCGTCATCAATCAACTGTTTATGACCACTATCACCTTGGCACAGTTCGCGTCTAGTTCTGAATACGGGAAAACCCAGTTTCAATTTGATGCTGGAGAATCGCTGAATGGCAGCAAAGACTTGATTCAAGACTACGAAACCCTTGTAGAACTAACTACCGGAAAAGATGGCTTATTCTGTATTCAAAACTTATCTGGTGGAAAACTTCACGTCTCGGCAATGGGAGAAGGCTACGTGGCATTTGTTGAGTTCTCCAAAGTCATTTCCGTATCTGGGTCTTTGTCTGACATTACGCTACCATTTCCTCTGATTTCATCCAGAGGTTTGGGTAGAATTCAGCAAAATCGGGTAAAACCAAACTCGTTCGTTTCTGATGGCAGGATTGACATCATTGCTGGGGTGCTTCGAAATTCAGAAACTGATGTTCCCATTCCCAACGCCAAAGTGGTTTTGAGATTGTCTGGCGAATTCAACCCAAACAAAACGTCACGGTTGTCGGGACAATATGATTTGCTGAATATTCCGCAAGGTGACTATGATCTTTTTATTTCTCACGCTGGTCGGGATTTGAAGGGACAACTGATTGGAGTAATTCGAGACAAAGAATCAGGTGAGCCGCTACCATTCACAAATGTTGCCGTACTTAAAGATGGAAAGGTGATTTCAGGGGCAGCAACAGACTTCGATGGTGGCTACAAGATTGTTGACCTAAATCCTGGAACATACGACCTTAAAGTTTCTTCTGTCGGATATACTAGCGAGCAGCATCAAATCAATATTAAGTCGAGCAAAATATCGTCTGCCGATTTTAAGCTGCAGCCAGGCATTCTTCTTAGCGAAATAGTTGTGGAGGCCTTTTGCTGCCCATTGATTGAAAAAGATGGTAGTTGCTGTAAAAAGACGGTTACTGGAAGAGACATTCTAAACATTTGCGGTCGAGGTAATTCCTGTTGCCGTAGGGTTACAACAATGGTTCTGGAGGATTCTCTGGAAGCTGAAAAACCAAAACTGCTGGAGGTTGAACCATCTGTTTCCATTTTCCCAAACCCTGCCAGTTCGCTCATCAATCTCGAACTGCATGATCTGAAAGAAGAGCCACTGAGCCTTAGGATCTTGGACAGCAGCGGAAGAATTGTGCTAGAACAGAAACAGCTTCCGTTGAGCAGACTTTCCATTGCGTTAGATGGATTGAGTGATGGCGTGTATTTCGCTTCGGTGCAGTTGAAAGACAAATTTCTGACAGAGCGATTTGTGGTGGCAAGATAA
- a CDS encoding acyl-CoA dehydrogenase family protein, translated as MKKHTPYSDFIQQIPQLGNEFDDDTFLNDYLETYMPAQTLAEIKPDLKRFGGRVGRDFLVWARDAEVNEPTLTQFDAWGNRVDEIKVSDGWKQLERVAAEDGLVAIGYEREQKEYSRLYQFVKLYMYTASSAIYTCPLAMTDGAARLIETHGDAFLKGEAFEGLTSRDPKRFKTSGQWMTERTGGSDVSRSMTFAYPDGEHFELKGHKWFTSAITADMAFTLASTEQPENGKRAPLSVFYLPIRKADGKLNGIEVEALKDKLGTKALPTAQLELTGAKARLVGEKGKGVKTIATLFNITRIYNTISATSYMRRAYSLPKAYAEMREAFGSKIGQHVLYEKSLKKLEITYQSNLILALFLTRLLGKEECNMASETEQSLLRLLTPVAKLYTAKQAIKSASEYVEMFGGLGYLEDSGIPSMLRDAQVLSIWEGTTNVLSLDMLRAAEKENGLNAFAIYSKELMKQEYPASLKDSHAKVAAKLNTFLGFVSSVKSAEDMVAYSRDVAFYLAELTIALLWLDFLRLNPEKEEYTQTLNYWLTFKLNDASLKEAEVLGFVKKEAIKS; from the coding sequence ATGAAGAAGCACACGCCCTATTCCGATTTCATTCAGCAGATACCGCAACTCGGAAACGAATTTGATGACGACACCTTCCTGAACGATTACCTGGAAACGTATATGCCAGCACAAACATTGGCAGAGATCAAACCCGACCTTAAGCGTTTCGGAGGAAGAGTGGGGCGTGATTTTCTGGTGTGGGCGCGCGATGCGGAAGTGAACGAACCAACACTCACACAGTTTGATGCTTGGGGAAACCGTGTAGATGAGATCAAGGTCTCGGACGGTTGGAAACAACTGGAACGGGTGGCTGCGGAAGATGGCTTGGTTGCCATTGGATACGAACGCGAGCAAAAGGAATATTCGCGCTTGTATCAGTTCGTGAAACTGTACATGTACACCGCTTCTTCGGCTATTTATACCTGTCCGTTGGCGATGACAGACGGAGCAGCGCGCTTGATAGAAACGCACGGAGATGCATTTCTGAAAGGCGAAGCCTTTGAAGGATTGACATCGCGCGATCCAAAGAGATTCAAAACGAGTGGGCAATGGATGACAGAAAGAACCGGTGGTTCGGATGTGTCGCGCTCCATGACCTTCGCCTACCCAGATGGCGAGCATTTTGAATTGAAGGGACACAAATGGTTCACTTCGGCCATTACGGCTGATATGGCCTTTACGCTTGCTTCTACCGAACAACCAGAGAACGGAAAACGCGCGCCACTGTCAGTGTTCTACCTGCCCATTAGAAAAGCAGACGGAAAGCTAAATGGCATTGAAGTGGAAGCACTGAAAGACAAACTCGGCACCAAAGCATTGCCAACAGCGCAGTTGGAACTGACAGGCGCCAAAGCGCGTTTGGTGGGCGAAAAAGGCAAAGGCGTGAAAACCATTGCCACGCTGTTCAATATCACGCGGATCTACAACACCATCAGTGCCACTTCCTACATGCGCAGGGCATATTCGTTGCCGAAAGCCTATGCAGAAATGCGCGAAGCATTCGGAAGCAAAATAGGCCAGCATGTGTTGTACGAAAAGAGCTTGAAGAAGCTGGAGATCACCTACCAATCGAACTTGATATTGGCACTTTTCCTTACGCGCTTATTGGGCAAGGAAGAATGCAACATGGCTTCAGAAACGGAGCAATCATTATTGCGTCTCCTAACACCCGTTGCCAAATTGTACACAGCCAAACAGGCCATCAAATCAGCTTCGGAATACGTGGAAATGTTCGGTGGTCTGGGCTACTTGGAAGACAGCGGTATTCCATCCATGTTGCGCGATGCGCAGGTACTCAGCATTTGGGAAGGAACGACCAACGTGCTTTCATTGGACATGCTTCGCGCTGCAGAAAAAGAGAACGGACTGAATGCTTTTGCCATTTATTCCAAAGAGCTGATGAAGCAGGAATATCCAGCTTCGCTGAAAGATTCCCACGCTAAAGTTGCCGCCAAGCTGAACACATTCCTTGGCTTTGTTTCCAGCGTGAAATCTGCCGAAGACATGGTGGCTTACTCACGCGATGTGGCCTTCTATTTGGCTGAATTGACCATCGCGCTGCTTTGGTTGGATTTCCTCCGATTGAATCCCGAGAAAGAGGAATACACACAAACCCTCAACTACTGGCTCACATTCAAACTGAACGATGCTTCGCTGAAAGAAGCTGAGGTTTTGGGGTTCGTGAAGAAAGAGGCGATAAAGTCGTAG